From one Coffea eugenioides isolate CCC68of chromosome 11, Ceug_1.0, whole genome shotgun sequence genomic stretch:
- the LOC113752884 gene encoding uncharacterized protein LOC113752884, which produces MVPTANTMMTSSAAFSICRSISPSSSSPTTSPTGVRPRFFRFPNHTTSIAYPLLFAAIYSPILTKLPTTRKLRSFVAAAEDETLVPEAEQQADEAASSTPPPPAATTDQTVSVTVSPSDILTMFFQAEGTMNETAIPTVTKALEETEGVADLKVQVLEGIASVELTKQTTVQATGVASNLVEVIQSKGFKLQTLNLSFQDEEDFS; this is translated from the exons ATGGTTCCAACTGCAAACACAATGATGACCTCATCTGCTGCATTTTCAATTTGCAGAAGCATTTCTCCGTCTTCTTCCTCTCCCACCACTTCACCTACTGGCGTTCGACCTCGGTTCTTTCGGTTCCCAAACCATACTACCTCCATTGCTTATCCTTTACTTTTTGCTGCCATTTATTCCCCTATTTTGACAAAGCTTCCGACAACGAGAAAGCTACGCTCTTTTGTTGCAGCAGCCGAAGACGAAACCCTGGTTCCAGAGGCTGAACAGCAAGCAGATGAAGCAGCGTCCTCTACTCCTCCGCCGCCAGCAGCCACCACCGATCAGACTGTCTCTGTTACCGTCTCGCCTTCTGATATCCTTACCATGTTCTTTCAG GCTGAAGGAACAATGAACGAGACAGCGATTCCAACAGTTACAAAAGCATTAGAG GAAACAGAGGGCGTTGCAGACCTAAAAGTGCAAGTTCTTGAAGGTATTGCAAGTGTAGAG TTGACAAAGCAAACAACTGTGCAAGCTACAGGTGTGGCTTCAAATTTGGTTGAGGTGATACAAAGTAAAGGCTTCAAGTTACAGACATTAAATTTGAGCTTCCAGGATGAAGAAGACTTCAGCTAG
- the LOC113751768 gene encoding uncharacterized protein LOC113751768 — protein MGDERDVFWVVRKGDMIGVYKSMSDLQSLLRASVNDPSISLCKGYCLSKEAEEYLASRGLKNAIYSVDAADVQEDLFGHTVSCPFRQPAPTKEKAAVKNFPQKGLQEVAGSASFSANPQQKHPKVDNFLKVPPVSSYCCSCIVEFDGASKGNPGLAGAGAVVRAADGSMVYRLRERLGVATNNAAEYQGAILGLKFALEKGFKHIRVQGDSKLVCMQVQGLWKCKNQNMAELCKVAKELKDQFQTFDINHIDREFNTEADAQANLAIYLKSGEVEVDCDVK, from the exons ATGGGGGACGAAAGGGACGTCTTTTGGGTGGTACGAAAGGGGGATATGATTGGGGTTTACAAGAGCATGAGTGATCTCCAATCTCTGCTTCGCGCCTCG GTGAATGATCCTTCCATTAGTCTATGTAAGGGGTATTGCTTGTCTAAAGAAGCTGAGGAGTATCTTGCTTCTCGTGGACTTAAGAACGCAATATATTCTGTTGATGCTGCTGATGTTCAAGAAGATCTTTTTGGACATACTGTTTCTTGCCCTTTTCGG CAACCGGCTCCCACAAAAGAGAAAGCGGCTGTCAAGAACTTTCCTCAAAAGGGTTTGCAG GAGGTAGCTGGATCAGCTTCTTTCTCAGCCAATCCTCAACAAAAGCATCCCAAAGTTGATAATTTCCTTAAAGTTCCTCCAGTTTCTTCTTATTGC TGTTCCTGTATTGTTGAGTTTGACGGTGCTTCAAAGGGAAATCCTGGACTTGCTGGCGCAGGTGCTGTTGTACGAGCTGCAGACGGAAGTATG GTTTATCGATTGCGTGAAAGGTTGGGTGTTGCAACTAACAATGCTGCAGAATATCAAGGCGCAATTTTAGGTTTGAAGTTTGCTCTTGAAAAAGGGTTTAAGCACATACGTGTTCAAGGAGATTCCAAACTTGTCTGCATGCAG GTTCAGGGTCTTTGGAAATGCAAAAACCAGAACATGGCTGAGTTGTGCAAGGTGGCCAAGGAGCTGAAGGATCAGTTTCAGACTTTTGATATCAATCATATTGACAGA GAGTTCAACACCGAAGCTGATGCCCAGGCAAATCTAGCTATATATTTGAAGA GTGGAGAAGTTGAAGTGGATTGTGACGTAAAATAG